One Myxococcales bacterium genomic region harbors:
- the larB gene encoding nickel pincer cofactor biosynthesis protein LarB: protein MDIPSLRALFDDVRAGKTDVDAAVERVRDLPFADLGYATVDHHRALRQGVPEVVFGEGKAAAHVVGIAKELVRRGENVLVTRLSAEKAAAIHEELPELVYAPLARVGTIEVTPPPPRTCLPVALVCAGTADLPVAEECAETLRAFGIPFERVFDVGVAGLHRLLSKRSIFDRSSLTIVVAGMEGALPSVVGGLVSIPVVAVPTSVGYGAGASGFAALAGMLTSCASGVTVCNIDNGFGAAFAAHRMIAAAAKLAGEAKVAG from the coding sequence GTGGACATTCCCTCCCTCCGTGCCCTGTTCGACGACGTGCGCGCCGGAAAGACGGACGTCGACGCGGCCGTCGAGCGCGTCCGTGACCTCCCCTTCGCGGATCTCGGCTACGCGACGGTCGACCACCACAGGGCGCTCCGCCAAGGCGTGCCCGAGGTCGTCTTCGGAGAAGGAAAAGCCGCGGCCCACGTGGTCGGCATCGCGAAGGAGCTCGTCCGCCGCGGCGAGAACGTGCTCGTCACGCGCCTCTCGGCCGAGAAGGCCGCGGCCATCCACGAGGAGCTCCCCGAGCTCGTGTACGCGCCGCTCGCGCGCGTCGGCACCATCGAGGTCACCCCGCCACCTCCCCGCACGTGCCTCCCCGTCGCGCTCGTCTGCGCCGGCACGGCCGACTTGCCCGTGGCCGAAGAGTGCGCCGAGACGCTCCGCGCCTTCGGCATCCCGTTCGAGCGTGTGTTCGACGTCGGCGTCGCGGGCCTCCACAGGCTCCTGTCGAAGCGCTCGATCTTCGATCGCTCCTCGCTCACCATCGTCGTGGCCGGCATGGAGGGCGCGCTCCCGAGCGTCGTCGGTGGGCTCGTGTCGATCCCGGTCGTCGCGGTGCCGACGTCCGTCGGGTACGGCGCGGGCGCGAGCGGCTTCGCGGCCCTCGCGGGCATGCTCACGAGCTGCGCGTCCGGGGTCACGGTCTGCAACATCGACAACGGCTTCGGCGCGGCCTTCGCGGCCCACCGCATGATCGCCGCCGCCGCGAAGCTCGCGGGCGAGGCCAAGGTCGCGGGATGA
- a CDS encoding ATP-grasp domain-containing protein, whose product MTSSIGQLRESRTEEVTARVSACVTPRGAYVGCNEVLRVVSCCPGASLGELASLPLGEVGHALVALRYFAVNGPAWLGHFAWEEPLSRHDKEAPARVRALAANVEAARAAAVDRAAELEGLGLREIARRVDSAARHEAEGLVVVVGLLVRPDWARRVRERLRAEVADFAGDPRARDLLYLATYDLASLPATTVSEGDLRYVIVADKGEMGVRAVREALAHGAVPVVLYNATDDTGALQVRIAEAAGGFSIPLAGTFRESYASPQRIAERVTETYAARFGEAAATELARSALYPGYGPLAENTMAIQHFRRSGIVFVGPSQDSVERAGDKRKFRALAEAIDPNKVTPGVVIDSNDPAVIEKVVREAHRDGKFTFPGRLKAANGGGGRGQVVVRELDALTAAITSVLGQISQNGWDHGVMFEQNVPETVHLEVQVLRDRYGNVRHFGMRDCTEQRASQKIQEEAPPALLRDNRELMERCCTIATGIADAVEYVGACTVELMYKDGHVYLLEMNTRIQVEHPVTEEAHRIRTADGLVPLDLVRLQLAIAAGEPIPFAQGDIVETHVAREMRINAESWKPGLKDTRDGKRGLFLPNAGVFDEIFVPDGPSVLAGLEAAGLTGIAELVVRFDVGFEAGDKLVNKDPTFGKLIVAVRPAPGHEAERYELLRRASIAVLEATRIVGRQLMPNGHVLEDRPFETNIAAHVTVLESPMMKAHAQGTAVGRHVNWVVDRLRATV is encoded by the coding sequence ATGACGTCGAGCATCGGCCAGCTTCGAGAGTCACGCACGGAAGAGGTCACGGCGCGCGTTTCGGCGTGTGTCACGCCGCGTGGGGCGTACGTCGGGTGCAACGAGGTGCTCCGCGTCGTCTCGTGTTGCCCGGGCGCATCGCTCGGGGAGCTCGCGTCGCTGCCGCTCGGCGAGGTGGGGCACGCGCTCGTCGCGCTGCGGTATTTCGCGGTGAACGGGCCCGCGTGGCTCGGTCACTTCGCGTGGGAAGAGCCCCTCTCCCGGCACGACAAAGAGGCCCCCGCCCGTGTCCGTGCGCTCGCCGCGAACGTGGAGGCGGCGAGGGCCGCGGCCGTCGACCGCGCAGCCGAGCTCGAGGGGCTCGGGCTCCGCGAAATCGCGCGCCGGGTCGACAGCGCCGCGCGGCACGAAGCCGAGGGGCTGGTCGTCGTGGTGGGCCTCCTCGTGAGGCCCGACTGGGCCCGCCGTGTGCGCGAGCGGCTCCGCGCCGAGGTGGCCGATTTTGCCGGGGATCCACGCGCGCGTGACCTCCTCTACCTCGCCACGTACGACCTCGCGAGCCTGCCCGCGACCACCGTGAGCGAGGGCGACCTGCGCTACGTGATCGTGGCCGACAAGGGCGAGATGGGCGTGCGCGCCGTGCGTGAGGCCCTCGCCCACGGCGCCGTCCCCGTCGTGCTCTACAACGCGACCGACGACACCGGCGCCCTCCAGGTCCGCATCGCCGAGGCCGCGGGCGGCTTCTCGATCCCGCTCGCGGGCACCTTCCGCGAGTCGTACGCGAGCCCTCAGCGCATCGCCGAGCGTGTCACGGAGACCTACGCGGCGCGCTTCGGCGAGGCCGCGGCCACCGAGCTCGCCCGCTCGGCGCTCTACCCCGGGTACGGGCCGCTCGCCGAAAACACCATGGCGATCCAACACTTCCGGCGATCCGGGATCGTGTTCGTGGGCCCCTCGCAAGACTCGGTCGAGCGCGCCGGAGACAAACGAAAGTTCCGCGCCCTCGCCGAGGCGATCGACCCGAACAAGGTCACGCCCGGCGTCGTGATCGACTCGAACGATCCGGCCGTCATCGAGAAGGTCGTGCGCGAAGCTCACCGCGACGGCAAGTTCACCTTCCCGGGGCGCCTCAAGGCCGCGAACGGCGGAGGTGGTCGCGGGCAGGTCGTGGTGCGCGAGCTCGACGCGCTCACCGCGGCGATCACGAGCGTGCTCGGCCAGATCTCCCAGAACGGCTGGGACCACGGCGTCATGTTCGAGCAGAACGTGCCCGAGACCGTGCACCTCGAGGTGCAGGTGCTCCGCGATCGCTACGGCAACGTGCGGCACTTCGGCATGCGCGACTGCACCGAGCAGCGCGCGAGCCAGAAGATCCAAGAAGAGGCGCCGCCCGCCCTGCTGCGTGACAACCGGGAGCTCATGGAGCGCTGCTGCACGATCGCGACCGGGATCGCCGACGCGGTCGAGTACGTCGGCGCGTGCACCGTCGAGCTTATGTACAAAGACGGCCACGTGTACCTCCTCGAGATGAACACGCGCATCCAGGTCGAGCACCCCGTCACGGAGGAGGCCCACCGCATCCGCACGGCCGACGGCCTCGTGCCGCTCGATCTCGTTCGGCTCCAGCTCGCCATCGCCGCGGGCGAGCCCATCCCGTTCGCGCAGGGCGACATCGTCGAGACGCACGTGGCGCGCGAGATGCGCATCAACGCCGAGTCGTGGAAGCCCGGGCTCAAAGACACGCGCGACGGCAAACGCGGCCTCTTTTTGCCGAACGCCGGCGTCTTCGACGAGATCTTCGTGCCCGACGGGCCGAGCGTGCTCGCGGGTCTCGAGGCGGCCGGTCTCACGGGGATCGCCGAGCTCGTGGTTCGCTTCGACGTGGGCTTCGAGGCGGGCGACAAGCTCGTGAACAAAGACCCGACCTTCGGCAAGCTCATCGTCGCCGTGCGGCCCGCGCCCGGGCACGAGGCCGAGCGCTACGAGCTCCTCCGGAGGGCCTCGATCGCCGTGCTCGAGGCGACGCGCATCGTGGGGCGCCAGCTCATGCCCAACGGCCACGTGCTCGAGGACCGCCCCTTCGAGACCAACATCGCCGCCCACGTCACCGTGCTCGAGAGCCCCATGATGAAGGCCCACGCGCAAGGCACGGCCGTGGGCCGGCACGTCAACTGGGTCGTGGATAGGCTCCGCGCGACGGTGTAG
- a CDS encoding AAA family ATPase: MYLRQLHTSNLKRLREFKLDFTHEGKPRMWTVLMGENGTAKTSILQAIALAAAGSRQVNTLAKPVARHLRDRRHPDQKLTIKAEFEFGPRAHGKHVHPLRPGAKRLRSELSLASSSLSLGGAATYLQDDKPVKTTDDPLDQARGENRHLWFVAGYGIARALPDAASTPTLDFPSIDRLSPLFDARAPLASTSFSNHFAKKDLEESREAGGTSRMYARILKDVLKAGGADLLPGIMDFELRGRGGAKNAPDLVESDRFYQAMGTGRMAVAGVALSHGFQSTFAWIADLVGHVLLESKTELAPADIEGLVLLDEIDLYLHPQWQATIITALRRIFPRVQFVVTTHSPVVLASCAPHEVVRLVVDPETGDVQRGAWDPETGELVGTIAREPAQPDPRVMTGNELYRTWFGLDRSTPNPFGSDLRRYTVLANDPERSKEEQAELEQAGKALAAAGVTDLPPVARKGKNRAGAS, translated from the coding sequence GTGTACCTCCGACAGCTCCACACGAGCAACCTGAAGCGCTTGCGCGAATTCAAGCTTGACTTCACGCACGAAGGTAAGCCGCGCATGTGGACCGTTCTCATGGGCGAAAACGGCACAGCGAAGACGTCGATCCTCCAGGCGATCGCGCTCGCCGCCGCCGGCTCGAGGCAGGTGAACACGCTCGCCAAGCCGGTCGCGCGTCATCTGCGCGACCGGCGTCACCCCGACCAGAAACTCACGATCAAGGCCGAATTCGAGTTCGGTCCGCGCGCCCATGGGAAGCACGTACACCCCCTCCGGCCCGGCGCGAAGCGCCTGCGATCAGAACTGTCGCTCGCGTCGAGCTCGTTGTCGCTGGGCGGAGCGGCGACGTACCTCCAAGACGACAAGCCCGTGAAGACCACCGACGATCCGCTCGATCAGGCGCGCGGAGAGAACCGACACCTCTGGTTTGTCGCGGGCTACGGCATCGCGCGCGCGCTCCCCGATGCCGCCTCGACGCCCACGCTCGACTTCCCGTCAATCGATCGGCTATCGCCCCTCTTCGACGCGCGCGCGCCGCTGGCGAGCACGTCGTTTTCGAACCACTTTGCGAAAAAGGATCTCGAGGAGAGCCGAGAAGCCGGCGGCACCTCGCGCATGTATGCCCGAATCTTGAAGGACGTCCTCAAGGCCGGTGGTGCGGACCTGCTGCCTGGGATCATGGACTTCGAGCTGCGCGGGCGGGGAGGGGCAAAGAACGCCCCTGACCTCGTGGAGAGCGATCGGTTTTACCAAGCGATGGGCACCGGGAGGATGGCCGTCGCCGGGGTCGCGCTCTCCCACGGGTTCCAGTCGACGTTCGCGTGGATCGCCGACCTCGTCGGCCACGTGCTCCTGGAGTCGAAGACCGAGCTTGCCCCCGCCGACATCGAGGGGCTGGTGCTGTTGGACGAGATCGACCTCTACCTACATCCTCAGTGGCAGGCGACGATCATCACCGCTCTCCGGCGAATCTTCCCGCGCGTACAGTTCGTCGTCACCACGCACTCACCGGTCGTCCTCGCGTCGTGCGCGCCCCACGAGGTCGTGCGGCTGGTGGTGGATCCGGAGACCGGCGACGTGCAGCGCGGAGCGTGGGATCCGGAGACCGGCGAGCTCGTCGGGACCATCGCACGCGAGCCCGCCCAGCCCGATCCCCGCGTGATGACCGGCAACGAGCTCTACCGAACCTGGTTCGGGCTCGATCGGTCGACTCCAAACCCGTTTGGCAGCGACCTTCGCCGCTACACCGTGCTCGCTAACGATCCGGAGCGCAGCAAGGAGGAGCAGGCGGAGCTGGAGCAGGCTGGCAAAGCACTTGCCGCCGCCGGTGTGACCGACCTGCCTCCGGTCGCAAGGAAGGGCAAGAACCGCGCGGGCGCGTCGTGA
- the bioD gene encoding dethiobiotin synthase — protein sequence MSHVVVVVGTDTGVGKTWVTAGLAKAAASRGMRVVAVKPIETGCTTATPADEEDGPTLARASAQSAPRAALVRLPAPVAPPEAADRAGLTLDFPKVIAEIQAAIAGSEVAFVEGAGGLLSPFTWETTIADVARELGALVLLVASDRLGTVSQARLVVEALTARHLPVLGVVLTAPAEADASTGSNGKAIARLTSVRVVEVPRTTDEDERVEALRDVADWALTP from the coding sequence ATGAGCCACGTCGTCGTCGTCGTCGGCACCGACACCGGCGTGGGCAAGACGTGGGTCACCGCCGGCCTCGCCAAGGCCGCGGCCTCACGGGGCATGCGCGTCGTCGCCGTGAAGCCGATCGAGACGGGCTGCACCACCGCGACCCCCGCCGACGAAGAAGACGGGCCCACGCTCGCACGCGCCTCCGCGCAGAGCGCACCACGCGCGGCCCTCGTGCGCCTCCCCGCGCCGGTCGCTCCCCCCGAGGCCGCCGACAGGGCCGGGCTCACGCTCGATTTTCCGAAGGTTATCGCGGAGATCCAGGCGGCCATCGCGGGGTCCGAGGTGGCCTTCGTCGAGGGCGCCGGGGGCCTGCTCTCGCCGTTCACCTGGGAGACCACCATCGCGGACGTCGCGCGGGAGCTCGGCGCGCTCGTGCTGCTCGTGGCCTCCGATCGGCTCGGCACGGTGAGCCAAGCCCGGCTCGTCGTCGAAGCCCTCACGGCGAGGCACCTCCCCGTGCTCGGGGTCGTGCTCACCGCGCCCGCCGAGGCCGACGCGTCGACCGGCTCGAACGGAAAGGCGATCGCGCGCCTCACGAGCGTGCGTGTCGTCGAGGTCCCGCGGACGACCGACGAGGACGAGCGCGTCGAGGCCCTCCGGGACGTCGCCGACTGGGCGCTCACCCCGTGA